The following proteins are encoded in a genomic region of Thioclava nitratireducens:
- the gap gene encoding type I glyceraldehyde-3-phosphate dehydrogenase codes for MTVKVAINGFGRIGRNVLRGIIESGRTDIEVIAINDLGPVETNAHLLQFDSVHGKFPQEVTTGEDWIDAGRGKIKVTAIRDPKELPWGDVDVALECTGIFTAREKAAFHLENGSKRVLVSAPASGADKTIVFGVNDGALTANDLVVSNASCTTNCLSPVAKVLNDAIGIEKGFMTTIHSYTGDQPTLDTMHKDLYRARAAALSMIPTSTGAAKAVGLVLPELNGKLDGVAIRVPTPNVSVVDLVFEAAKDTSVEEINNAIRAAADGQLKGILGYTEKPNVSSDFNHDSHSSIFHMDQTKVMEGRMVRILSWYDNEWGFSNRMADTAVAMGKLI; via the coding sequence ATGACGGTTAAAGTTGCCATCAACGGGTTCGGTCGCATCGGCCGCAACGTGCTGCGCGGGATCATCGAGTCGGGTCGCACCGATATCGAGGTGATCGCGATCAACGATCTCGGCCCGGTCGAGACGAACGCGCATCTGCTGCAATTCGACTCCGTGCACGGCAAATTCCCCCAGGAAGTCACGACCGGCGAAGACTGGATCGATGCCGGCCGCGGCAAGATCAAGGTCACCGCGATCCGCGACCCGAAAGAACTGCCCTGGGGCGATGTCGATGTCGCGCTGGAATGCACCGGCATCTTCACCGCGCGCGAAAAGGCAGCCTTCCACCTCGAGAACGGCTCGAAGCGGGTTCTGGTCTCGGCCCCGGCCAGCGGCGCTGACAAGACGATCGTCTTCGGTGTCAACGACGGCGCGCTGACCGCGAACGACCTCGTGGTCTCGAACGCGTCCTGCACCACGAACTGCCTCTCGCCGGTCGCGAAAGTCCTGAACGATGCGATCGGGATCGAGAAGGGCTTCATGACCACGATCCACAGCTACACCGGCGACCAGCCGACGCTGGACACGATGCACAAGGATCTCTACCGCGCCCGTGCCGCGGCACTGTCGATGATCCCGACCTCGACCGGCGCGGCCAAGGCCGTGGGCCTCGTGCTGCCGGAGCTCAACGGCAAGCTCGACGGCGTCGCGATCCGCGTGCCGACGCCGAATGTCTCGGTCGTCGATCTGGTCTTCGAGGCCGCAAAAGACACCAGCGTCGAAGAGATCAATAACGCGATCCGCGCCGCCGCGGACGGCCAGTTGAAGGGAATCCTCGGCTATACCGAGAAGCCCAACGTCTCGAGCGACTTCAACCACGACTCGCATTCGTCGATCTTCCATATGGACCAGACGAAGGTGATGGAGGGCCGCATGGTCCGCATCCTGAGCTGGTACGACAACGAATGGGGCTTCTCCAACCGCATGGCTGATACCGCCGTCGCGATGGGCAAGCTGATCTGA
- the gap gene encoding type I glyceraldehyde-3-phosphate dehydrogenase — protein sequence MTVTIGINGFGRIGRCTLAHIAEAARNDVQVVKINATGPIETNAHLLKYDSVHGRFGGQVKVAGNTLDLGRGPIDVMSTYDPEELDWDGVDVVLECTGKFNARDKAAVHLGRGAKRVLVSAPATDADKTVVYGVNHRELTQAHHVVSNGSCTTNCLAPLAKVLNDAIGIESGVMTTIHSYTGDQPTLDRRHKDLYRARAAAMAMIPTSTGAAKALGEVLPELKGRLDGTALRVPTPNVSAVDLTFEARKSVTREEVNEIVREAAAGYMGMVLGYDPEPKVSIDFNHTQQSSIFAPDQTKVVGKLVRVLAWYDNEWGFSCRMADVAGAMGRLVH from the coding sequence ATGACCGTCACCATCGGCATCAACGGCTTCGGCCGCATCGGGCGCTGCACGCTCGCGCATATCGCGGAAGCCGCACGCAACGACGTGCAGGTCGTCAAGATCAACGCCACCGGCCCGATCGAGACCAACGCGCATCTCCTGAAATACGACTCCGTCCACGGCCGGTTCGGCGGACAGGTGAAAGTCGCGGGCAACACGCTCGACCTCGGGCGCGGCCCGATCGACGTGATGTCGACCTATGATCCGGAAGAACTCGACTGGGACGGCGTCGATGTCGTCCTCGAATGCACCGGCAAGTTCAACGCCCGCGACAAGGCCGCAGTCCACCTGGGTCGCGGCGCGAAGCGGGTGCTGGTCTCCGCGCCCGCGACCGATGCCGACAAGACCGTCGTCTACGGCGTCAACCATCGCGAATTGACTCAGGCGCATCACGTCGTTTCGAACGGGTCGTGCACCACGAACTGCCTCGCCCCGCTCGCCAAGGTGCTCAACGACGCGATCGGCATCGAATCGGGCGTGATGACGACGATCCACTCCTATACCGGCGATCAACCCACGCTCGACCGCCGCCACAAGGATCTCTACCGCGCCCGCGCCGCCGCGATGGCGATGATCCCGACCTCGACCGGCGCTGCCAAAGCCTTGGGAGAAGTGCTGCCCGAACTGAAGGGCCGACTCGACGGCACAGCGCTGCGCGTTCCGACCCCCAATGTTTCCGCAGTCGATCTGACCTTCGAGGCCCGCAAGTCCGTGACCCGCGAGGAGGTGAACGAGATCGTCCGCGAAGCCGCCGCCGGCTACATGGGCATGGTGCTGGGCTACGACCCCGAGCCGAAAGTCTCGATCGACTTCAACCACACGCAGCAATCCTCTATCTTCGCGCCGGACCAGACCAAGGTCGTGGGCAAGCTTGTCCGCGTCCTTGCTTGGTACGATAACGAGTGGGGGTTCTCCTGCCGGATGGCCGATGTGGCCGGGGCGATGGGGCGACTTGTGCATTGA
- a CDS encoding flagellar motor switch protein FliG yields MPGSDSAGDKAARPGPLSRRQKAAIIVRLLASEGLKLPLTELSDDQQTELTETVAQLRLVDHDTVVSVVEEFCEELEAVGLAFPGGLEGALSLLDGQLSPSASNRLRRLALGSSRGDPWQRIAGLSAEVLLPVLEGESVEVGAVMLSKLSVAKSAELLGLLPGEKARRIAYAVSLTGNVAPETVLRIGQALAAQLDAAPPKAFDSGPVERVGAILNYSASATRDAVLKGLEEEDKTFADEVKKAIFTFANIPARIDARDIPKVLRVVDQAQLTVALAGATGSLKPSAEFILTNMSQRMAQSLRDEMANLGKVKEKDTEEAMSAVVAAIREMEAAGEIFLVAEDED; encoded by the coding sequence ATGCCCGGGTCCGACTCGGCTGGCGACAAAGCTGCCCGCCCCGGGCCGCTGTCGCGGCGCCAGAAAGCTGCGATCATCGTGCGGCTGCTCGCCTCCGAAGGGCTGAAACTTCCGCTGACGGAGTTGAGCGACGATCAACAGACCGAATTGACCGAGACCGTGGCGCAGTTGCGCCTCGTCGATCACGACACCGTCGTCAGCGTGGTCGAGGAGTTCTGCGAAGAACTGGAGGCGGTCGGCCTCGCCTTCCCCGGTGGGCTGGAAGGGGCGCTGTCGCTGCTCGATGGGCAGCTTTCGCCCTCAGCCTCGAACCGACTGCGCCGACTGGCCCTCGGCTCCTCCCGGGGCGACCCGTGGCAGCGGATCGCGGGCCTCTCGGCAGAGGTACTTCTACCCGTGCTGGAAGGCGAAAGCGTCGAGGTGGGCGCCGTGATGCTGTCGAAGCTCTCGGTCGCGAAATCGGCGGAGCTGCTTGGTCTCCTGCCGGGAGAGAAGGCGCGCCGGATCGCCTATGCCGTCTCGCTGACCGGGAATGTCGCGCCGGAAACGGTGCTGCGCATCGGGCAGGCGCTTGCCGCGCAACTCGATGCCGCCCCACCGAAAGCCTTCGATTCCGGTCCTGTGGAAAGGGTCGGCGCGATCCTGAACTACTCCGCATCTGCGACCCGCGACGCGGTGCTCAAGGGGCTCGAGGAGGAGGACAAGACATTCGCCGACGAGGTGAAGAAGGCAATCTTCACCTTTGCCAACATCCCCGCCCGCATCGACGCGCGCGATATCCCGAAAGTGCTCCGAGTCGTCGATCAGGCGCAACTGACCGTCGCACTTGCCGGGGCGACCGGGTCGCTTAAACCCTCGGCAGAGTTCATTCTCACGAACATGTCCCAGCGCATGGCGCAATCGCTGCGCGACGAAATGGCGAATCTCGGCAAGGTGAAGGAGAAAGACACCGAAGAGGCGATGAGCGCGGTCGTCGCCGCCATTCGGGAGATGGAAGCGGCGGGCGAGATATTCCTCGTCGCGGAGGATGAGGATTGA
- the purB gene encoding adenylosuccinate lyase codes for MIPRYARKEMVDIWEPATKFKIWYEIEAHACDAQAELGVIPKENAEAVWKAKDVEFDVDRIDEIEAVTKHDVIAFLTHLAEHVGSDEARFVHQGMTSSDVLDTCLNVQLVRAADILLADLDKVLAALKKRAYEHKDTVRVGRSHGIHAEPTTMGLTFARFYAEMDRNKARLAAAREEVATGAISGAVGTFANIDPRVEEHVCKMLGLRPEPISTQVIPRDRHAMFFATLGVIASSIENVAIEIRHMQRTEVLEGAEFFSMGQKGSSAMPHKKNPVLTENLTGLARLVRMTVIPAMENVALWHERDISHSSVERGIAPDATVTLDFALNRLAGVVDKMIIYPENMLENMNKFPGLVMSQRVLLALTQAGVSREDAYAMVQRNALKVWEDRVDFREQLLADKDVVAALGVDGINEKFDMGYHTKHVDTIFARVFGE; via the coding sequence ATGATCCCGCGTTATGCCCGCAAAGAGATGGTCGACATCTGGGAACCCGCCACCAAGTTCAAGATCTGGTACGAGATCGAGGCGCATGCCTGCGACGCTCAGGCCGAGCTGGGCGTGATCCCGAAAGAGAATGCCGAGGCCGTCTGGAAGGCCAAGGATGTCGAATTCGACGTCGACCGCATCGACGAGATCGAAGCCGTCACCAAGCATGACGTGATCGCTTTCCTCACCCATCTGGCCGAGCACGTGGGCAGCGACGAAGCGCGCTTCGTCCACCAGGGCATGACCTCGTCCGATGTGCTCGACACCTGCCTCAACGTGCAGCTGGTACGCGCCGCCGATATCCTGCTGGCCGATCTCGACAAGGTTCTGGCGGCGCTGAAGAAGCGCGCCTACGAGCACAAGGACACGGTTCGCGTGGGCCGCTCGCACGGCATCCATGCGGAGCCCACCACGATGGGCCTGACCTTCGCGCGCTTCTACGCAGAGATGGACCGCAACAAGGCGCGCCTCGCGGCCGCCCGCGAAGAAGTCGCCACCGGCGCGATCTCGGGCGCTGTCGGCACCTTCGCCAATATCGACCCGCGCGTCGAAGAACATGTCTGCAAGATGCTGGGTCTGCGCCCCGAGCCGATCTCGACGCAGGTGATCCCGCGCGACCGTCACGCGATGTTCTTCGCGACGCTGGGCGTCATCGCCTCGTCGATCGAGAACGTCGCGATCGAAATCCGCCACATGCAGCGCACCGAAGTGCTCGAAGGCGCGGAATTCTTCTCGATGGGCCAGAAGGGCTCTTCGGCGATGCCGCACAAGAAGAACCCGGTCCTGACCGAGAACCTCACCGGCCTCGCCCGCCTCGTGCGGATGACCGTGATCCCGGCGATGGAGAACGTGGCGCTTTGGCACGAGCGTGACATCTCGCACAGCTCGGTCGAGCGCGGGATCGCCCCCGACGCCACCGTGACGTTGGACTTCGCGCTGAACCGTCTCGCCGGTGTCGTCGACAAGATGATTATCTACCCCGAGAACATGCTGGAGAACATGAACAAGTTCCCCGGCCTCGTGATGAGCCAGCGCGTCCTGCTGGCGCTGACCCAGGCTGGCGTATCGCGCGAAGACGCCTATGCGATGGTGCAGCGCAATGCGCTGAAGGTCTGGGAAGACCGCGTCGATTTCCGCGAGCAGCTGCTGGCCGACAAGGACGTCGTGGCCGCGCTCGGCGTGGACGGCATCAACGAAAAATTCGACATGGGCTACCATACCAAGCATGTCGACACGATTTTTGCCCGCGTTTTCGGCGAATAA
- a CDS encoding DUF6314 family protein: MPQLSDFEGDWVLMRRILHADGTEARFEGRASFTPEGVGLHYRESGELMMPGGQSFHAERSYFWRLEAGQIAVAFEDGRPFHSFDPLKPTASHWCDPDDYRVSYDFEAWPAWRAIWRVQGPRKDYQMISDYVRGAGPP; the protein is encoded by the coding sequence ATGCCGCAGCTGTCGGATTTCGAGGGGGACTGGGTGCTGATGCGCCGTATTCTGCATGCGGATGGCACCGAGGCCCGGTTCGAGGGCCGCGCCAGTTTCACGCCCGAAGGGGTCGGGCTGCATTATCGCGAGAGCGGCGAGTTGATGATGCCGGGCGGCCAGAGCTTTCATGCCGAGCGCAGCTATTTCTGGCGGCTGGAGGCGGGGCAGATCGCGGTCGCGTTCGAGGATGGGCGGCCTTTCCATAGCTTCGATCCGCTGAAGCCCACCGCAAGCCATTGGTGCGATCCCGATGACTACCGCGTCAGCTACGATTTCGAGGCCTGGCCCGCATGGCGGGCGATCTGGCGGGTGCAGGGGCCGCGCAAGGATTACCAGATGATCTCGGACTATGTGCGCGGCGCCGGGCCGCCCTGA
- a CDS encoding heme-dependent oxidative N-demethylase family protein: protein MKDLVATPILQNRLSFAPWADPRTRRLPGVIPVTYEDWLEVDDAYAAQMGLRDRLIGEARDLVLGLSEHGRPAAEELYDLILPMLPALGFACSAETVTRPDGATVALDRTDPLATLGRLLQCDLCLMEADPDAFGHTEHVLTGGVLCFPSGWTLREKFMRPMMRIHEPIEIYTDDLGKRVQRLLDGVREGRGLMRGTASRSAAHLHDPRSEYEFAHAPADAPYIRVERQCLFRLPRTNAVVFSIHTQVVRPESLSPDQAQALAEHPIRQAD, encoded by the coding sequence ATGAAAGACCTTGTCGCCACACCGATCCTGCAAAACCGCCTGAGCTTCGCGCCTTGGGCCGATCCGCGCACGCGGCGGCTGCCAGGTGTGATCCCGGTGACATATGAGGACTGGCTGGAGGTCGATGATGCCTACGCCGCCCAGATGGGCCTGCGCGACCGGCTGATCGGGGAGGCGCGCGATCTGGTGCTGGGCCTGTCGGAGCACGGACGACCTGCGGCGGAAGAGCTCTACGATCTGATCCTGCCGATGCTTCCGGCGCTGGGATTTGCCTGCAGTGCGGAGACGGTCACGCGGCCCGATGGGGCGACAGTTGCGCTGGATCGCACGGACCCGCTCGCCACGCTCGGGCGGCTGCTGCAATGCGATCTATGCCTGATGGAAGCCGACCCCGACGCGTTCGGCCATACCGAGCATGTGCTGACCGGCGGTGTGCTGTGTTTCCCGTCGGGCTGGACGCTGCGCGAGAAATTCATGCGCCCGATGATGCGCATTCACGAACCGATCGAGATCTACACCGATGATCTCGGCAAACGGGTGCAGCGCTTGCTCGATGGCGTGCGTGAGGGCAGGGGGCTGATGCGCGGGACCGCCTCGCGCTCGGCGGCACATCTGCATGATCCACGCTCGGAATACGAATTCGCCCACGCGCCCGCCGACGCCCCTTATATTAGGGTGGAGCGGCAATGCCTGTTCCGGCTGCCGCGCACAAATGCCGTGGTCTTCTCGATCCACACGCAGGTCGTGCGACCGGAAAGCCTGAGCCCGGATCAGGCGCAGGCGTTGGCCGAACACCCGATCCGGCAAGCAGATTAA
- a CDS encoding TM2 domain-containing protein codes for MTRDDARALYIEQRVANEKKSALLGYVLWFMLPMLGVHRMYMGRVFSGVVMLALTGIGTLLSPILIGFIPLGLAGLWWLIDALLIPGMVSQDMAETRWRLMQEA; via the coding sequence ATGACCCGAGACGATGCCCGCGCGCTCTATATCGAGCAGCGCGTCGCGAATGAGAAGAAGTCGGCCCTGCTGGGCTATGTGCTGTGGTTCATGCTGCCCATGCTTGGCGTGCACCGGATGTATATGGGGCGCGTCTTCTCGGGCGTGGTGATGCTGGCGCTGACCGGGATCGGCACGCTTCTGTCGCCCATCCTGATCGGCTTCATCCCGCTCGGCCTTGCAGGCCTGTGGTGGCTGATCGACGCGCTGCTGATCCCCGGCATGGTCTCGCAGGATATGGCAGAGACGCGCTGGCGGCTGATGCAGGAAGCTTAA
- a CDS encoding sugar transferase — protein MSDLSTNFELANATGATRTGARILRYEGMGKRLFDILAVVAILPVLLPLIALLALAVRADGGPAFYSQIRVGQGGKRFRCYKLRTMHVDAEAQLVRMCNENPALALEWSVNQKLDDDPRITRIGRFLRRTSLDELPQFFNVLFGSMSLVGPRPFMLDQEASYKGAMGRAYYKMRPGITGLWQVAGRSTTAFVDRVRFDERYYAKLSLLTDLWLCLMTVAVVLRQTGK, from the coding sequence ATGTCGGATCTCTCGACCAACTTCGAACTGGCAAATGCGACGGGCGCGACCCGGACAGGAGCGCGTATTCTGCGCTACGAAGGCATGGGAAAGCGCCTGTTCGACATTCTCGCCGTGGTCGCGATCCTTCCGGTTCTGCTGCCGCTGATCGCGCTTCTGGCGCTCGCAGTGCGCGCCGATGGCGGTCCCGCCTTCTATTCGCAGATACGCGTCGGGCAGGGCGGCAAGCGGTTCCGCTGCTACAAGCTGCGCACCATGCATGTCGATGCCGAGGCGCAGCTTGTGCGTATGTGCAACGAAAACCCGGCGCTCGCGCTGGAATGGTCGGTGAACCAGAAGCTCGACGACGATCCGCGGATCACGCGTATCGGCCGCTTCCTGCGCCGCACCAGCCTCGACGAGCTGCCGCAGTTCTTCAACGTGCTCTTCGGTTCGATGAGCCTCGTGGGGCCGCGCCCCTTCATGCTCGATCAGGAGGCTAGCTACAAAGGCGCCATGGGCCGGGCCTATTACAAGATGCGCCCCGGCATCACCGGGCTGTGGCAGGTCGCCGGGCGTTCGACCACCGCCTTCGTGGACCGTGTGCGCTTCGACGAACGCTACTACGCGAAACTGTCGCTGCTGACCGATCTGTGGCTCTGCCTGATGACCGTCGCCGTGGTGCTGCGCCAGACGGGAAAGTAA
- a CDS encoding metallophosphoesterase family protein: MLRSLLSRLKPETAPSSAPNGLPRPEAPICVIGDLHGRADLLAKMFERIGQEPEGAKARIITLGDMIDRGPNSARVLATLHAAQLANPSRMICLMGNHERMMLDFLLAPDARTAGWLRVGGAQTLQSYGIAPPDPNETDLEVLDAVRMDLARALGPDLLAWLDARPAMWREGRFAATHAGADPYHPMERQSRDALLWGHPRFGQMTRRDGVWIAFGHWVVDQPMADQGRIAVDTGAYETGLLSAAWLDKGGLRFLQVAN, encoded by the coding sequence ATGTTGCGCTCTCTACTCTCCCGTCTCAAACCAGAGACCGCTCCCTCCTCGGCACCCAATGGCCTGCCCCGTCCGGAGGCGCCGATCTGCGTGATCGGGGACCTTCACGGCCGCGCAGATCTCTTGGCCAAGATGTTCGAGCGGATCGGGCAGGAACCGGAAGGCGCAAAGGCCCGGATCATCACGCTCGGCGACATGATCGACCGCGGCCCGAATTCGGCGCGGGTGCTCGCGACGCTGCACGCGGCGCAGCTTGCCAACCCCTCGCGGATGATCTGTCTGATGGGCAATCACGAGCGGATGATGCTCGATTTCCTGCTCGCGCCCGACGCACGCACGGCCGGTTGGCTGCGCGTCGGTGGGGCGCAGACGCTGCAAAGCTATGGCATCGCGCCGCCCGATCCCAACGAGACCGACCTCGAGGTGCTCGACGCGGTGCGGATGGATCTCGCGCGTGCGCTGGGGCCCGATCTGCTGGCCTGGCTCGATGCGCGGCCCGCGATGTGGCGCGAGGGGCGGTTCGCCGCGACCCATGCCGGGGCCGATCCCTATCACCCGATGGAACGCCAAAGCCGCGATGCGCTGCTCTGGGGCCATCCCCGTTTCGGACAGATGACCCGGCGCGACGGGGTCTGGATCGCATTCGGCCATTGGGTCGTCGATCAACCCATGGCCGATCAGGGCCGCATCGCGGTCGATACCGGCGCCTATGAAACCGGGCTCCTGAGCGCGGCATGGCTCGACAAGGGCGGGCTGCGCTTCCTGCAAGTCGCGAATTGA
- a CDS encoding glycosyltransferase family 4 protein translates to MARRILIVVENLPVPLDRRVWLEATTLRAAGYEVSVICPMGRGWDAAYEEIEGIHIYRHPAPPEAHSGAVAYAREYWHAIKAWFRLAKQVKRERGFDVIQGCNPPDLIWLLAWRYRLSGVRHMFDHHDVCPELFEAKFGKKGLLWAVMRIWERITFASASVSMATNESFRKIAITRGGMAPEDVFVVRSAPRVETFLPGPGDPAYRRGAKTVLGYIGVIGQQEGMDLLVQAVEHLVRKLGHIDLHVVIVGFGPELPNVEADVAARGLSDYFTFTGPLYGEEMLAAMNAIDIGVAPDPKNAMNDISTMNKVMEYMTLEKPLVQFDLTEGRASAGEAALYARANDPKDFAARIAALIEAPERARSMGRLGRARVLDALSWDFSARQLLAAYDRIFSKMEK, encoded by the coding sequence ATGGCGAGACGCATTCTGATCGTGGTGGAGAACCTGCCGGTGCCGCTGGATCGCAGGGTCTGGCTGGAGGCCACGACATTGCGCGCCGCGGGCTACGAGGTCTCGGTGATCTGTCCGATGGGGCGCGGCTGGGACGCGGCTTATGAAGAGATCGAGGGCATCCATATCTACCGCCATCCCGCACCACCCGAAGCCCATTCCGGCGCGGTCGCCTATGCGCGGGAATACTGGCACGCGATCAAGGCGTGGTTCCGGCTGGCGAAACAGGTGAAGCGCGAGCGCGGCTTCGACGTGATCCAAGGCTGCAACCCGCCCGACCTGATCTGGCTTCTGGCGTGGCGCTACCGGCTGTCGGGCGTGCGCCACATGTTCGACCATCACGACGTCTGCCCTGAGCTGTTCGAGGCCAAGTTTGGCAAGAAGGGGCTCCTGTGGGCCGTGATGCGCATCTGGGAGCGGATCACCTTCGCCAGCGCCTCGGTGTCGATGGCCACGAATGAGAGCTTCCGCAAGATCGCGATCACCCGAGGTGGCATGGCCCCCGAGGACGTCTTCGTCGTCCGCTCCGCCCCTCGTGTCGAGACCTTCCTGCCCGGACCCGGCGATCCCGCCTACCGCAGGGGCGCGAAGACCGTGCTCGGCTATATCGGCGTGATAGGCCAGCAGGAGGGGATGGACCTTCTGGTTCAGGCGGTGGAGCATCTGGTGCGCAAGCTCGGCCATATCGATCTGCATGTGGTGATCGTGGGCTTCGGCCCCGAACTGCCTAACGTGGAGGCCGACGTCGCGGCGCGGGGTCTGAGCGATTATTTCACCTTCACCGGCCCGCTTTACGGCGAAGAGATGCTCGCGGCGATGAATGCGATCGATATCGGCGTCGCGCCCGATCCGAAAAACGCGATGAACGACATTTCCACCATGAACAAGGTCATGGAATACATGACGCTCGAGAAGCCTTTGGTGCAGTTCGACCTGACCGAAGGGCGGGCCTCTGCGGGGGAGGCCGCGCTTTATGCACGTGCCAATGATCCGAAGGACTTCGCTGCCCGGATCGCGGCGCTGATCGAGGCGCCCGAACGCGCGCGTTCGATGGGTCGGCTGGGCCGTGCGCGGGTGCTCGATGCGCTGTCCTGGGATTTCTCGGCGCGACAGCTCCTTGCGGCCTATGATCGGATATTCTCCAAGATGGAGAAATAA
- the xrtD gene encoding VPLPA-CTERM-specific exosortase XrtD, whose amino-acid sequence MITTSPPLREVRALPWGTLGLLTLAVLSYPFFALGLASLGAAWSTPEYSHGPLIPLISLYLFARELHHAPLQLDARPQRWQGVTVIAVALSLAVFGARAQITDLVTYALIIWTMGVVLLSMGWQAGKRHWKPVLHLIFMLPLPQILYWKLTIALQLVSSELGVMLVRAADIPVHLSGNVIDLGVYKLQVADACSGLRYLFPILSFSYLFGILYRGPFWHKAVLFAMAAPLTVLLNSLRIGMVAILVDAYGIEQAEGFLHVFEGWVIFGAAIAILSLTAIGLQRLVAEPKPLSEALDLDYRRFAPEARRLRNLAPSRDLGLAVILTGVALVLWSGLPQMTTLPPERAPLSSFPTQIDSWQGTRRPLEPATEQVLAASDYLNAVYADPAQNAPVNLFVAWYADQSQGDGIHSPEVCLPVGGWEVSAFRPHRIALPHRAPFEVNRAIITKGLNRQLVYYWFDGRGRAMTSDWRAKLSVIADGLTRGRTDGALVRYVTPIRRDEDIRAADRRLTRFIGQSLPRLSASIPE is encoded by the coding sequence ATGATCACTACGAGCCCCCCTCTGCGCGAGGTGCGTGCCCTGCCATGGGGCACGCTCGGCCTGCTGACGCTGGCCGTCCTTTCCTATCCGTTCTTCGCATTGGGGCTGGCCAGCCTCGGGGCTGCGTGGTCCACGCCGGAATACAGCCACGGGCCGCTGATCCCGCTGATTTCGCTCTATCTTTTCGCGCGCGAATTGCACCACGCGCCGCTGCAACTGGACGCCCGCCCGCAGCGCTGGCAAGGCGTCACGGTGATCGCAGTGGCGCTCTCCCTCGCTGTCTTCGGCGCGCGCGCGCAGATCACCGACCTCGTGACCTATGCGCTGATTATCTGGACGATGGGCGTGGTGCTGCTGAGCATGGGCTGGCAGGCGGGCAAGCGCCATTGGAAGCCGGTGCTGCATCTGATCTTCATGCTGCCGCTGCCGCAGATTCTCTACTGGAAACTCACCATCGCCCTCCAGCTCGTCTCGTCCGAGCTGGGTGTGATGCTGGTGCGCGCCGCTGACATTCCAGTGCATCTGAGCGGCAACGTCATCGACCTCGGCGTCTACAAGCTGCAGGTGGCCGATGCCTGTTCGGGGCTGCGCTATCTCTTCCCGATCCTCAGCTTTTCCTACCTGTTCGGAATTCTCTATCGCGGGCCGTTCTGGCATAAGGCGGTGCTCTTCGCGATGGCCGCGCCGCTAACGGTGCTTCTGAATTCGCTGCGCATCGGTATGGTCGCGATCCTCGTCGACGCTTACGGCATCGAGCAGGCCGAGGGCTTTCTGCATGTCTTCGAGGGTTGGGTGATCTTCGGCGCGGCGATAGCGATCCTCAGCCTCACCGCGATCGGGCTGCAGCGGCTCGTGGCCGAGCCGAAACCGCTCTCCGAGGCGCTCGATCTGGACTATCGCCGCTTTGCGCCTGAGGCACGCCGCTTGCGCAATCTCGCACCGTCGCGCGATCTGGGGTTGGCGGTCATCCTCACGGGGGTCGCGCTGGTGCTCTGGTCGGGCCTGCCGCAAATGACGACGCTCCCGCCGGAGCGCGCACCCCTGTCGTCCTTCCCGACGCAGATCGACAGCTGGCAGGGCACGCGCCGCCCGCTGGAGCCTGCGACCGAGCAAGTCCTAGCGGCGAGCGATTATCTCAACGCCGTCTATGCCGATCCCGCTCAGAACGCGCCGGTGAACCTGTTCGTCGCCTGGTATGCCGATCAGAGCCAAGGCGACGGCATCCACTCGCCCGAGGTGTGCCTGCCCGTCGGTGGCTGGGAGGTCAGCGCCTTCCGCCCGCATCGCATCGCCCTGCCCCATCGCGCCCCCTTCGAGGTCAACCGCGCGATCATCACCAAGGGGCTCAACAGGCAACTGGTGTATTACTGGTTCGACGGACGTGGCCGCGCGATGACGAGTGACTGGCGCGCGAAGCTGTCGGTGATCGCGGATGGTCTCACGCGCGGACGAACCGATGGCGCGCTGGTACGCTATGTCACGCCGATCCGCCGCGACGAGGATATCCGCGCGGCCGACCGGCGCCTTACACGTTTCATCGGGCAGTCCCTGCCCAGGCTGAGCGCCTCTATTCCGGAGTGA